In Micromonospora sp. WMMD980, the following are encoded in one genomic region:
- a CDS encoding TMEM175 family protein — MARDASRVEAFSDAVIAIVLTLMAVELLQFGPDAPNDHGLPAALAHEWRAYLAYVITFAVVGQVWLTHHNMWRYVCRVDQMLLVLNLLLLMFVAAIPFTANLLADNLRGTPGDQRLTAALYVGTVLGEALFFNLSWWWARRRGLLHPDLDPRLARAVARRFRLGPLLYLVAFAVVFVDPILSLLAYLLLVGLYVIRGPGDLPRAGQEAASS; from the coding sequence ATGGCGCGGGACGCCTCCCGGGTGGAGGCGTTCAGCGACGCGGTGATCGCCATCGTGCTCACGCTGATGGCCGTCGAGCTGCTCCAGTTCGGCCCGGACGCCCCGAACGACCACGGGCTGCCGGCCGCGCTGGCGCACGAGTGGCGGGCCTACCTGGCGTACGTGATCACGTTCGCGGTGGTGGGCCAGGTCTGGCTGACCCACCACAACATGTGGCGGTACGTCTGCCGGGTGGACCAGATGCTGCTGGTGCTGAACCTGCTGCTGCTGATGTTCGTGGCGGCCATCCCGTTCACCGCGAACCTGCTCGCGGACAACCTGCGTGGCACGCCGGGCGACCAGCGGTTGACCGCCGCGCTCTATGTCGGCACGGTGCTCGGCGAGGCGCTCTTCTTCAACCTGAGCTGGTGGTGGGCGCGCCGCCGTGGCCTGCTGCACCCGGATCTCGACCCGCGCCTGGCCCGGGCGGTGGCGCGCCGCTTCCGGCTCGGTCCGCTGCTCTACCTGGTCGCGTTCGCGGTGGTGTTCGTCGACCCGATCCTCAGCCTGCTGGCGTACCTGCTGCTGGTCGGCCTCTACGTCATCCGCGGCCCGGGCGATCTCCCGCGCGCCGGCCAGGAGGCCGCCTCGTCGTGA
- a CDS encoding Rieske 2Fe-2S domain-containing protein — protein MRVTGTGHASMRIDTPAGSILCDPWVNPAYFASWFPFPDNSQLDWATLGQVDYLYVSHLHRDHFDAKHLRDVISKDATVLLPEFPTSEMEDELRELGFTKFLKAPNEQVVELPGGLKIMIQALTSPTDGPIGDSSLWVEYDGVRLLNQNDARPTDLTVFAELGHVHAHMLQFSGAIWYPMVYELPQSAKTAFGKQKRDRQFDRTWRYIDDLKADNVFPIAGPPCFLDDELWQFNDIFGDEGNIFPDQSVFLSEYAKVGGTNGIVLLPGSVAEVTTEGTTTTHPVPVEEFFANKVAHLEEMRERKRGVIEAEKASWRHPEVDVLGEMKRRIEPLLDESIYLAKGVGGPVRFDLVGYDGNDVESIVVDFPGKEVRPYADEKVRYRFRTERALVEHLLHIGEVDWVNSLFLSCRFSAARIGQYNEFVYAFFKCLSEERLQYAEGWYDEHERAVDAEDITLDGWVVQRRCPHLKADLSRFGIVDGDQLTCQLHGWKFDLASGRCLTSVGHKIRAHRADEETPAPAGEAIV, from the coding sequence GTGCGAGTGACCGGTACGGGCCACGCCAGCATGCGGATCGACACGCCCGCGGGCAGCATCCTGTGCGACCCGTGGGTCAACCCCGCCTACTTCGCCTCGTGGTTCCCCTTCCCGGACAACTCCCAACTCGACTGGGCGACGTTGGGTCAGGTCGACTACCTGTACGTGTCGCACCTGCACCGGGACCACTTCGACGCGAAGCACCTGCGCGACGTGATCTCGAAGGACGCCACCGTCCTGCTGCCCGAGTTCCCCACCTCCGAGATGGAGGACGAGCTGCGGGAGTTGGGCTTCACCAAGTTCCTGAAGGCCCCGAACGAGCAGGTCGTGGAGCTGCCCGGCGGGCTGAAGATCATGATCCAGGCGTTGACCAGCCCGACCGACGGCCCGATCGGCGACTCGTCGCTCTGGGTCGAGTACGACGGCGTCCGCCTGCTCAACCAGAACGACGCCCGGCCCACCGACCTGACCGTCTTCGCCGAGCTGGGCCACGTGCACGCGCACATGCTCCAGTTCTCCGGCGCGATCTGGTACCCGATGGTCTACGAGCTGCCGCAGTCGGCGAAGACCGCGTTCGGCAAGCAGAAGCGGGACCGCCAGTTCGACCGCACCTGGCGCTACATCGACGACCTGAAGGCCGACAACGTCTTCCCGATCGCCGGGCCGCCGTGCTTCCTCGACGACGAGCTGTGGCAGTTCAACGACATCTTCGGCGACGAGGGCAACATCTTCCCCGACCAGTCCGTGTTCCTGTCGGAATATGCGAAGGTCGGCGGCACCAACGGCATCGTGCTGCTGCCGGGCAGCGTCGCCGAGGTCACCACCGAGGGCACGACCACCACCCACCCGGTGCCGGTCGAGGAGTTCTTCGCGAACAAGGTCGCCCACCTGGAGGAGATGCGCGAACGCAAGCGCGGCGTGATCGAGGCCGAGAAGGCGTCCTGGCGGCACCCCGAGGTCGACGTGCTGGGCGAGATGAAGCGCCGGATCGAGCCGCTGCTCGACGAGTCGATCTACCTGGCCAAGGGCGTCGGCGGTCCGGTCCGGTTCGATTTGGTCGGCTACGACGGCAACGACGTCGAATCCATCGTGGTGGACTTCCCGGGCAAGGAGGTCCGGCCGTACGCGGACGAGAAGGTCCGCTACCGGTTCCGCACCGAGCGGGCGCTGGTCGAGCACCTGCTGCACATCGGCGAGGTCGACTGGGTCAATTCGCTCTTCCTCTCCTGCCGGTTCTCCGCGGCCCGCATCGGCCAGTACAACGAGTTCGTCTACGCGTTCTTCAAGTGCCTCTCCGAGGAGCGCCTCCAGTACGCCGAGGGCTGGTACGACGAGCACGAGCGGGCGGTCGACGCCGAGGACATCACGCTCGACGGCTGGGTGGTGCAGCGGCGCTGTCCGCACCTGAAGGCGGACCTGAGCCGGTTCGGCATCGTCGACGGCGACCAGCTCACCTGCCAACTGCACGGCTGGAAGTTCGACCTGGCCAGCGGCCGCTGCCTGACCAGCGTCGGGCACAAGATCCGGGCCCACCGCGCCGACGAGGAGACCCCGGCGCCGGCCGGGGAAGCGATCGTCTGA
- a CDS encoding DUF2631 domain-containing protein, producing MAGDEPVTAPDQHKPGHRKSGRIGAVVSAVALVLMALCGTEQGRVERIWLFGIAALLLAIVIGDAVLRRNGLRS from the coding sequence GTGGCAGGAGACGAGCCGGTAACCGCGCCAGATCAGCACAAGCCGGGGCACCGCAAGTCCGGGCGGATCGGTGCGGTGGTGTCGGCGGTGGCCCTGGTGTTGATGGCGCTCTGCGGCACCGAGCAGGGCCGGGTGGAGCGCATCTGGCTGTTCGGGATCGCCGCGCTGCTGCTCGCCATCGTCATCGGCGACGCCGTGCTGCGCCGCAACGGCCTACGGTCCTGA
- a CDS encoding DivIVA domain-containing protein gives MASQGQRFRRKALRRGYKVDEVDAFLDRVEATLDGQPVGAPVASQEVHDVVFRVRFNGYDEWQVDLHLDRVERQLAELEERSGAPAGRGGDPRMADRLGPPMRDDRGLSPVPQPPMPPRQMPAQAGPPGDRYGNRYDEPTGAFAGGYDAPRGGYDAPRGPAGPPPMGPGPGAPIGHGGPPPRGLPAGPGGYGPPDAGPGGYGPPDPGPGGSYGPEPGQGGYGGPGDRFDGFEAGRHGRADMTAEIRMPERELRELRGRGPAGPPALPQQGYGAPDAGYGPPDSGYGGGPSMTGPPLVGPPAAGPPMVGPPMAGPPGSDLHRVDQIRRSFQVRRFGSGYDPDQVDRFFETLLGGMQGRNAMPVNPKDLDTLRFGLVPGGYFEAEVDAALKDVQDILLGR, from the coding sequence GTGGCGAGTCAGGGTCAGCGTTTCCGGCGGAAGGCGCTCCGTCGGGGATACAAGGTCGACGAGGTGGACGCCTTCCTGGACCGGGTCGAGGCGACCCTCGACGGCCAGCCGGTCGGCGCGCCCGTCGCCTCCCAGGAGGTCCACGACGTCGTCTTCCGGGTCCGGTTCAACGGCTACGACGAGTGGCAGGTCGACCTGCACCTCGACCGGGTCGAGCGGCAGCTCGCCGAGCTGGAGGAGCGCTCCGGTGCCCCCGCCGGGCGGGGCGGCGATCCCCGGATGGCCGACCGGCTCGGCCCGCCGATGCGCGACGACCGTGGCTTGTCCCCGGTGCCCCAGCCGCCCATGCCGCCCCGGCAGATGCCGGCCCAGGCCGGTCCGCCCGGCGACCGCTACGGCAACCGCTACGACGAGCCGACCGGCGCCTTCGCCGGCGGGTACGACGCCCCGCGCGGCGGCTACGACGCGCCTCGTGGCCCCGCCGGTCCGCCCCCGATGGGCCCCGGGCCGGGCGCCCCGATCGGGCACGGCGGTCCGCCGCCGCGTGGCCTGCCGGCCGGCCCGGGCGGTTACGGTCCGCCGGACGCCGGCCCCGGTGGCTACGGCCCGCCGGACCCGGGCCCGGGCGGGAGCTACGGCCCGGAGCCCGGCCAGGGTGGGTACGGCGGCCCTGGTGACCGCTTCGACGGCTTCGAGGCCGGCCGGCACGGTCGCGCCGACATGACCGCGGAGATCCGGATGCCCGAGCGTGAGCTGCGTGAGCTGCGCGGACGCGGTCCGGCCGGCCCGCCGGCCCTGCCGCAGCAGGGATATGGCGCGCCGGATGCGGGTTACGGCCCGCCCGACTCCGGTTACGGCGGTGGCCCGTCGATGACCGGCCCGCCGCTCGTCGGTCCGCCGGCCGCCGGCCCGCCGATGGTGGGGCCGCCGATGGCCGGCCCGCCCGGCAGCGACCTGCACCGGGTCGACCAGATCCGACGCAGCTTCCAGGTCCGCCGCTTCGGCAGCGGCTACGACCCGGACCAGGTCGACCGGTTCTTCGAGACGCTGCTCGGCGGCATGCAGGGGCGCAACGCGATGCCGGTGAACCCGAAGGACCTCGACACGCTGCGCTTCGGGCTGGTGCCCGGCGGCTACTTCGAGGCGGAGGTCGACGCCGCGCTCAAGGACGTGCAGGACATCCTGCTCGGCCGCTGA
- the rlmN gene encoding 23S rRNA (adenine(2503)-C(2))-methyltransferase RlmN: protein MTSLPLISVDPDARGRRPAMPPRHLADLDLSGRQALVTELGEPAFRAKQVSNHYFGRLVRDPERMTDLPAATRERLAGTLLPTLLTPVRELACDDGATRKALWRLHDGSLVESVLMGYPDRVTVCISSQAGCGMACPFCATGQAGLTRNLSTAEIVDQAVYLAGVAASGAVAGSPPRLSHVVFMGMGEPLANYARVVGAIRRLVAPAPEGLGLSQRHITVSTVGLVPAIRRLASEDLSVTLALSLHAPDDELRDELVPVNQRWKVSEVLDAAWDYAATTGRRVSIEYAMIKDVNDQPWRADLLGRLLAGKLAHVNLIPLNPTPGSRWDASPKPVEREFVRRLRDAGVSTTVRDTRGREIDGACGQLAAAEDTDSDPRAATA from the coding sequence ATGACGAGCCTCCCGCTGATCTCCGTAGACCCCGACGCCCGCGGCCGCCGGCCCGCGATGCCTCCCCGTCACCTCGCCGACCTGGACCTGTCCGGTCGCCAGGCGCTCGTCACCGAGCTGGGCGAACCGGCGTTCCGCGCCAAACAGGTCTCGAACCACTACTTCGGTCGCCTGGTGCGCGACCCGGAGCGGATGACCGACCTGCCGGCGGCGACCCGCGAGCGGCTGGCCGGCACGCTGCTGCCCACCCTGCTCACCCCGGTGCGCGAGCTGGCCTGCGACGACGGCGCGACCCGCAAGGCGCTCTGGCGGCTGCACGACGGCTCGCTGGTGGAGAGCGTGTTGATGGGTTACCCGGACCGGGTCACCGTCTGCATCTCCAGCCAGGCCGGCTGCGGCATGGCCTGCCCGTTCTGCGCGACCGGTCAGGCCGGGCTGACCCGCAACCTCTCCACCGCGGAGATCGTCGACCAGGCGGTCTACCTGGCCGGGGTGGCGGCCTCCGGAGCGGTGGCCGGCTCACCGCCGCGCCTGTCGCACGTGGTGTTCATGGGGATGGGGGAGCCGCTCGCCAACTACGCCCGGGTGGTCGGGGCGATCCGCCGACTGGTGGCGCCGGCGCCCGAGGGGCTCGGCCTGTCCCAGCGGCACATCACCGTTTCCACGGTCGGGCTGGTCCCGGCCATCCGCCGACTGGCCAGCGAAGACCTCTCGGTGACCCTTGCGTTGTCGCTGCACGCCCCCGATGATGAGCTGCGCGACGAACTCGTCCCGGTCAACCAGCGCTGGAAGGTGTCCGAGGTGCTGGACGCGGCGTGGGACTACGCGGCCACGACGGGGCGTCGCGTGTCCATCGAGTACGCGATGATCAAGGACGTGAACGACCAGCCGTGGAGAGCCGATCTGCTCGGGCGGCTGCTGGCCGGCAAGTTGGCCCACGTGAACCTGATCCCGCTCAACCCGACCCCGGGCAGCCGTTGGGACGCCAGCCCGAAGCCGGTCGAGCGGGAGTTCGTCCGGCGGTTGCGCGACGCCGGGGTGTCCACCACGGTGCGGGACACCCGGGGGCGCGAGATCGACGGGGCGTGTGGGCAGCTCGCCGCGGCCGAGGACACGGACAGCGACCCACGCGCGGCAACGGCGTAG
- a CDS encoding phosphatidate cytidylyltransferase, with the protein MSHPDPYGSTEPRGWDRPAPALPWPETDLEPGAWQRPAPGPDAWPADAGAYARPADRRAYARPVADPHPGGPRSYDGPPPGGRDDDHPDGCDRPEDEFPTAQIAPVRDEPTGHLPAVRDEPAPEPPSGRRSKGRRRASAERPPTTAPRASKAGRNLPAAIGVGAGLGAAIVVPLFFFLPAFLAVLAAAVAIGSWEMARAVRRSGAHPPLVPLVAGGVIMVGLAWFAGPDALCLGLLVTVLGTMIWRLGDGPGNYQRDLTAATLIVVYVPFLAGFAALLAAAPDDGHLRVLVTLVAVVLSDTGGYAAGVAFGKRPMAPKISPKKSWEGFAGSVAAAAAGSALLLWLLFDVAPWWGASFGVAISCAAVLGDLAESMIKRDLGVKDMSNLLPGHGGLMDRLDSILFAVPTAYLLLAVFVPVVG; encoded by the coding sequence ATGTCCCACCCCGACCCCTACGGCAGCACCGAGCCGCGCGGCTGGGACCGTCCGGCCCCGGCCCTGCCCTGGCCGGAGACCGACCTGGAGCCCGGCGCGTGGCAGCGGCCCGCCCCCGGCCCGGACGCCTGGCCCGCCGACGCCGGAGCGTACGCCCGGCCCGCCGACCGGCGGGCGTACGCCCGCCCGGTAGCGGACCCGCACCCCGGCGGACCGCGGTCCTACGACGGACCGCCGCCGGGCGGTCGCGACGACGACCACCCCGACGGCTGCGACCGGCCCGAGGACGAGTTCCCCACCGCGCAGATCGCGCCGGTGCGGGACGAGCCGACCGGCCACCTCCCGGCGGTACGCGACGAGCCGGCGCCCGAACCGCCGTCCGGTCGCCGGTCGAAGGGGCGCCGCCGGGCGAGCGCCGAACGCCCGCCGACCACCGCGCCCCGGGCGTCGAAGGCGGGGCGCAACCTGCCGGCGGCGATCGGCGTCGGCGCGGGTCTCGGCGCGGCGATCGTGGTGCCGCTGTTCTTCTTCCTGCCGGCGTTCCTCGCCGTGCTCGCCGCCGCCGTGGCGATCGGCAGCTGGGAGATGGCCCGGGCGGTCCGCCGCAGCGGCGCTCACCCGCCGCTGGTGCCGCTGGTCGCCGGCGGGGTGATCATGGTCGGGCTGGCCTGGTTCGCCGGCCCGGACGCGCTCTGCCTCGGGCTGCTGGTGACCGTGCTAGGCACGATGATCTGGCGGCTGGGCGACGGCCCCGGCAACTACCAGCGCGACCTCACCGCGGCCACGCTGATCGTGGTCTACGTGCCCTTCCTCGCCGGATTCGCGGCCCTGCTGGCGGCCGCGCCCGACGACGGTCACCTGCGGGTGCTGGTCACGCTGGTGGCCGTGGTGCTCTCCGACACCGGCGGATACGCCGCCGGGGTGGCCTTCGGGAAGCGGCCGATGGCCCCGAAGATCAGTCCGAAGAAGTCCTGGGAGGGCTTCGCCGGCTCGGTCGCCGCCGCCGCGGCGGGCAGCGCGCTGCTGCTGTGGCTGCTGTTCGACGTGGCCCCCTGGTGGGGTGCGTCGTTCGGGGTGGCGATCTCCTGCGCGGCGGTGCTCGGTGACCTCGCCGAGTCGATGATCAAGCGGGACCTGGGCGTCAAGGACATGAGCAACCTGCTGCCCGGGCACGGCGGCCTGATGGACCGGCTCGACTCCATCCTGTTCGCGGTGCCGACGGCGTACCTGCTGCTCGCGGTCTTCGTGCCGGTGGTGGGCTGA
- the frr gene encoding ribosome recycling factor codes for MIDDTLLEAEEKMERAIEHAREEFGGIRTGRANAAMFSRILIDYYGSPTPLPQMASIAVPEPRMVIIKPYDNSQTNAMEKAIRDSDLGVNPNNEGNQLRIVLPQMTEERRREMIKVARQKGEESKVAVRNIRRKAKEELDRLVKDGEVGEDEGRRAEKDLDDLTQRFVTTVDEMIKHKESELLEV; via the coding sequence GTGATCGACGACACCCTCCTCGAGGCGGAGGAGAAGATGGAGCGTGCCATCGAGCACGCCAGGGAGGAATTCGGCGGGATCCGCACCGGTCGCGCCAACGCCGCGATGTTCTCCCGGATCCTCATCGACTACTACGGCAGCCCGACCCCGCTGCCGCAGATGGCGTCCATCGCGGTGCCCGAGCCGCGCATGGTGATCATCAAGCCGTACGACAACTCGCAGACCAATGCGATGGAGAAGGCGATCCGCGACTCGGACCTCGGGGTCAACCCGAACAACGAGGGCAACCAGTTGCGCATCGTGCTGCCGCAGATGACCGAGGAGCGGCGGCGGGAGATGATCAAGGTCGCCCGGCAGAAGGGCGAGGAGTCCAAGGTCGCCGTCCGCAACATCCGGCGCAAGGCCAAGGAAGAGCTGGACCGCCTGGTCAAGGACGGCGAGGTCGGCGAGGACGAGGGCCGGCGCGCGGAGAAGGACCTGGACGACCTGACCCAGCGCTTCGTCACCACGGTGGACGAGATGATCAAGCACAAGGAGTCCGAGCTGCTCGAGGTCTGA
- the pyrH gene encoding UMP kinase: protein MTQVVSDRSLAEDDPTAPPPGRSRRVVLKLSGEVFGGGAIGVDPDVVQGIARQIATVVRRGVQVSVVVGGGNFFRGAELQKRGMDRARADYMGMLGTVMNCLALQDFLEKEGIETRVQSAITMAQVAEPYIPLRAIRHLEKGRVVIFGAGAGMPYFSTDTVAAQRALEIRADVVLMSKNGVDAVYTADPRIDPTASKLDSITFSEVLRRNLRVADAAAFSLCMENGLPMLVFGAQGDDTIVRAVGGEKIGTLITA from the coding sequence ATGACGCAGGTTGTGAGTGACCGGAGCCTGGCGGAGGACGACCCGACCGCCCCGCCGCCCGGTCGGTCCCGCCGGGTGGTGCTGAAGCTCTCCGGTGAGGTCTTCGGCGGCGGCGCGATCGGCGTCGACCCGGACGTCGTGCAGGGCATCGCCCGGCAGATCGCCACCGTGGTCCGCCGTGGCGTGCAGGTCTCGGTGGTGGTCGGCGGCGGCAACTTCTTCCGCGGCGCCGAGCTGCAGAAGCGGGGCATGGACCGGGCCCGCGCCGACTACATGGGCATGCTGGGCACGGTGATGAACTGCCTGGCGTTGCAGGACTTCCTGGAGAAGGAGGGCATCGAGACCCGGGTACAGAGCGCCATCACCATGGCCCAGGTCGCCGAGCCCTACATCCCGCTGCGCGCGATCCGGCACCTGGAGAAGGGCCGTGTGGTGATCTTCGGCGCGGGCGCCGGGATGCCCTACTTCTCCACCGACACGGTGGCCGCCCAGCGGGCGCTGGAGATCCGCGCGGACGTGGTGCTGATGAGCAAGAACGGCGTGGACGCGGTCTACACCGCCGACCCCCGCATCGACCCGACGGCGAGCAAGCTCGACTCGATCACCTTCTCCGAGGTGCTGCGCCGCAACCTGCGGGTGGCCGACGCCGCCGCGTTCAGCCTCTGCATGGAGAACGGCCTGCCGATGCTGGTCTTCGGCGCCCAGGGCGACGACACCATCGTCCGGGCCGTCGGCGGTGAGAAGATCGGCACGCTGATCACCGCCTGA
- the tsf gene encoding translation elongation factor Ts → MSNFTAADVKKLRDLTGAGMMDSKKALTEAEGDFDKAVEILRVKGAKDVGKRAGRTAANGLVAHSGQALLELNCETDFVAKNDAFIALAQQLVEHGVTSGATNAEELLASSIDGKSVADLIQEQSAKIGEKLVLNRFAKLDGTTAVYLHRKSQDLPPAVGVLVQFSGKTDEAGDADARGVAMQIAAMRPKYLTRDEVPAETVESERRIAEQTAREENKPEAALPKIVEGRVNAFFKDFVLLEQAAVADNKKTVKQVLAEAGIEVTRFVRFEVGQA, encoded by the coding sequence ATGTCCAACTTCACCGCCGCGGACGTCAAGAAGCTCCGGGACCTCACCGGCGCCGGCATGATGGACTCCAAGAAGGCGCTGACCGAGGCCGAGGGCGACTTCGACAAGGCCGTGGAGATCCTGCGCGTCAAGGGTGCCAAGGATGTCGGCAAGCGGGCCGGCCGCACCGCGGCCAACGGCCTCGTCGCCCACTCCGGCCAGGCGCTGCTCGAGCTCAACTGCGAGACCGACTTCGTCGCCAAGAACGACGCCTTCATCGCGCTCGCCCAGCAGCTCGTCGAGCACGGCGTGACCAGCGGCGCCACCAACGCCGAGGAGCTGCTCGCCAGCAGCATCGACGGCAAGAGCGTGGCCGACCTGATCCAGGAGCAGTCCGCCAAGATCGGCGAGAAGCTGGTGCTCAACCGCTTCGCCAAGCTCGACGGCACCACCGCGGTCTACCTGCACCGCAAGAGCCAGGACCTGCCTCCGGCGGTCGGCGTGCTGGTGCAGTTCTCCGGCAAGACCGACGAGGCCGGCGACGCGGACGCGCGTGGGGTGGCGATGCAGATCGCCGCCATGCGGCCGAAGTACCTCACCCGTGACGAGGTGCCCGCCGAGACGGTCGAGTCCGAGCGGCGCATCGCCGAGCAGACCGCCCGCGAGGAGAACAAGCCCGAGGCGGCGCTGCCGAAGATCGTCGAGGGTCGGGTCAACGCCTTCTTCAAGGACTTCGTCCTGCTGGAGCAGGCCGCGGTCGCCGACAACAAGAAGACCGTCAAGCAGGTGCTGGCCGAGGCCGGCATCGAGGTGACCCGCTTCGTGCGGTTCGAGGTCGGTCAGGCCTGA